In Niveispirillum cyanobacteriorum, the following proteins share a genomic window:
- the upp gene encoding uracil phosphoribosyltransferase, translated as MRSDFPNLFVFDHPLIQHKLSCMRDKTRSTMGFRQLLREIALLMGYEITRDLPLTTQTIETPLCPMDAPVIEGKKLAVVPILRAGLVMAEGLMELVPAAREGHIGLYRDHETKRPVEYLVKLPDAEGRLFILVDPMLATGHSAVHAVDVLNRHGVKDSQIRFMALVSAPEGVRTFHAAHPDVPVYTAALDSHLNENAYIVPGLGDAGDRLFGTK; from the coding sequence ATGCGCAGCGATTTTCCCAACCTGTTCGTCTTTGATCACCCGCTGATCCAGCACAAGCTTTCCTGCATGCGCGACAAGACGCGGTCGACCATGGGGTTCCGGCAGCTGCTGCGCGAGATTGCCCTGCTGATGGGGTATGAGATCACGCGCGATCTGCCGCTGACCACGCAGACCATCGAGACGCCGCTCTGCCCCATGGATGCACCGGTGATCGAGGGCAAGAAGCTGGCCGTGGTGCCCATCCTGCGTGCCGGTCTGGTGATGGCCGAAGGGTTGATGGAACTGGTCCCCGCGGCGCGGGAAGGACATATCGGCCTTTACCGCGATCATGAGACGAAGCGGCCCGTGGAATATCTGGTGAAGCTGCCGGATGCGGAGGGGCGGCTGTTCATCCTGGTCGATCCCATGCTGGCCACAGGTCATTCGGCGGTGCATGCCGTCGATGTCCTGAACCGCCACGGGGTGAAGGACAGCCAGATCCGCTTCATGGCCTTGGTATCGGCACCGGAGGGCGTGCGCACCTTCCATGCCGCCCATCCCGATGTGCCCGTCTATACAGCAGCGCTGGACAGCCACCTGAACGAAAACGCCTATATCGTGCCGGGTCTGGGCGATGCCGGCGACCGGCTGTTCGGGACCAAGTAG
- a CDS encoding FxsA family protein → MRFLLPLLLLPLLEIAGFAWVGSQLGAITTVLLVVLSGVIGVLLLQRTGLESVRRAQVGLRTGETEPMRQMFGGLCTAFSAILFLIPGFITDILALILFLPPVRNALLARMTIFMQVNGQTVRSRPAPRGGNSVIDVEYEDVSRPGSGDQAGDLPPPDSKWRPPGA, encoded by the coding sequence ATGCGTTTCCTCCTTCCGTTGCTGCTGCTTCCGCTGCTGGAAATTGCCGGTTTCGCCTGGGTCGGGTCCCAATTGGGGGCGATTACGACCGTATTGCTGGTGGTTCTGTCGGGCGTGATCGGCGTTCTGCTGCTGCAACGCACGGGCCTGGAAAGCGTGCGCCGCGCCCAGGTGGGCCTGCGCACCGGTGAGACGGAACCGATGCGACAGATGTTCGGCGGGCTGTGCACGGCCTTTTCCGCCATCCTTTTTCTGATCCCCGGCTTCATCACCGATATCCTGGCCCTGATCCTGTTCCTGCCCCCGGTGCGCAATGCCCTGCTGGCCCGCATGACCATCTTCATGCAGGTGAACGGCCAGACCGTCCGCTCACGCCCGGCACCGCGCGGCGGCAATTCCGTGATCGATGTCGAGTATGAGGACGTGTCCCGCCCCGGCAGCGGCGATCAGGCCGGCGACCTGCCCCCGCCCGACAGCAAATGGCGTCCGCCCGGCGCTTGA
- a CDS encoding Tim44/TimA family putative adaptor protein, with translation MGDAMGGGSVWLEILIFAMVAAFFIYRLRNVLGRKHGEERERPNPFTPRDNNGATGPTVEGDNVIQLPGRGPAPDLSDLPDPSGPVSLEDGLRLIRAADPSFNERTFLQGAKAAFEMIVKAYADGDTPTLRPLLADDVYDRFAAAIRDRQAAGETLDSRIHSFEAVDLSAAQLDGRTARCTVTFTTRQTHVTRDADGNIVDGDEARPEEVVDIWTFSRNTRASDPNWHLSETRSGG, from the coding sequence ATGGGTGATGCGATGGGCGGCGGCTCCGTCTGGCTGGAAATTCTGATTTTCGCGATGGTGGCGGCGTTCTTCATCTATCGCCTTCGCAACGTGCTTGGCCGCAAGCATGGGGAGGAACGGGAACGTCCCAATCCCTTCACCCCACGCGACAATAACGGCGCCACCGGCCCGACGGTGGAGGGTGACAATGTCATCCAATTGCCGGGTCGCGGTCCTGCCCCTGATCTATCCGACCTGCCAGACCCGTCCGGCCCGGTGTCGCTGGAAGATGGTCTGCGCCTGATCCGCGCCGCCGACCCCAGCTTCAACGAGCGCACCTTCCTGCAGGGCGCCAAGGCCGCGTTCGAGATGATCGTCAAGGCCTATGCCGACGGTGACACGCCGACGCTGCGCCCGCTGCTGGCCGATGATGTCTATGACCGTTTCGCCGCCGCCATCCGCGACCGGCAGGCGGCGGGAGAGACGCTGGACAGCCGCATCCATTCGTTCGAGGCGGTGGACCTGTCGGCAGCCCAGCTGGATGGCCGTACGGCCCGCTGCACCGTCACCTTCACCACCCGCCAGACCCATGTCACGCGCGATGCCGATGGCAATATCGTCGATGGGGATGAGGCGCGGCCCGAGGAAGTGGTGGATATCTGGACCTTCAGCCGCAATACCCGCGCCAGCGACCCGAACTGGCACCTGTCCGAAACGCGCAGTGGCGGCTGA